A genomic window from Centroberyx gerrardi isolate f3 chromosome 14, fCenGer3.hap1.cur.20231027, whole genome shotgun sequence includes:
- the LOC139921017 gene encoding potassium voltage-gated channel subfamily KQT member 2-like isoform X2, producing MVQKSLNGGVYPTQAGEKKHKVGFVGLDPGAPESNRDGALLIAGSESTKRSGILSRPRSSVSAGRPRPSKKNASYRKLQNFLYNALERPRGWAFIYHAYVFLLVFSCLILSVFATIKEFKNSSESALYILEIVTIVVFGVEYIVRLWAAGCCCRYRGWRGRLKFARKPFCVIDIMVLIASVSVLAAGSQGNVFATSAIRSLRFLQILRMLRMDRRGGTWKLLGSVVYAHSKELITAWYIGFLCLILASFLVYSVEKDSNQEFETYADALWWGLITLTTIGYGDKVPKTWNGRLLAAAFSMIGVAFFALPAGILGSGFALKVQEQHRQKHFEKRRNPAAGLIQGAWRFYATNLSRTDLLCTWEFYEQTVAVPMYRLIPPLNQLDLLRNLKGKSFRKESQTETSPSRKASLKDKVFPSPSKTLVAKGKAQSPRAEDGAEGSPSKVTKSSSFNEKNRGPKHAFRVRGSTSRQNSEVLIEMQDEDFGRKSSPAIQGLIKASLPGEDIGDDKSCHCEFLTQELSPGLKVTIRAICIMKFMVSKRRFKESLRPYDVMDVIEQYSAGHLDMLSRIKNLQSRIDMIVGPPPPSTPRHKKSTEGPRVDQIVGKGPKPEGETVDDQSMMGRLVKVEKQVCCMDRKLDFLVNVYVQRMGIPHSETEAFFNSKEPYPAPPYHSPEEKEGKEEVKEEKEVKTCSAAEVVCSEGSLEKKDPLLGVSVAGSAGTPSGSHGRPSTSWQHQLHHPLSQPAWNSSVANTPSPIGGSGDHSPSLFRLPPPPAPLYDRSTSGPGGSGRDNRSQSRRRHRRQRGQRDTTAMESDTSLSIPSVDHEELERSFSGFSISQAKEDFFGPSFFAGSGGGNAAGTEAGAGPSLCARVRPFIAEGESDTDSDLYAPSPLSFTGEASCGERGWLGRK from the exons ATGGTGCAGAAATCTCTCAACGGCGGGGTTTACCCAACTCAAGCCGGAGAGAAGAAGCACAAAGTCGGCTTCGTCGGCTTGGACCCCGGCGCTCCCGAATCCAACAGGGACGGGGCGCTGCTCATTGCGGGCTCGGAGAGCACCAAGCGGAGCGGCATCCTCAGCAGACCGAGGTCCAGCGTCTCCGCCGGCAGACCCCGACCGTCCAAGAAAAATGCCAGCTATCGGAAACTCCAGAATTTCCTCTATAATGCGCTGGAGAGACCGCGGGGATGGGCGTTCATCTACCACGCTTATGT ATTCCTCTTGGTCTTCTCCTGTCTCATACTGTCAGTCTTTGCCACCATCAAAGAGTTCAAAAATAGCTCAGAGAGTGCCTTGTACATCCTG GAAATCGTGACCATCGTTGTCTTTGGAGTGGAGTACATCGTGAGGCTAtgggctgctggctgctgctgccgaTACAGAGGATGGCGAGGGAGGTTGAAATTTGCCAGAAAGCCCTTCTGTGTCATAG ACATTATGGTGCTGATTGCCTCAGTATCGGTGCTGGCGGCCGGATCTCAGGGCAACGTGTTTGCCACCTCGGCCATCAGGAGTCTGAGATTCCTCCAGATCCTCCGCATGCTGCGTATGGACCGTCGTGGAGGCACCTGGAAGCTCCTGGGATCTGTAGTCTACGCACACAGCAAG GAGCTCATCACTGCATGGTACATAGGCTTCCTGTGCCTCATCCTGGCTTCTTTCCTGGTCTACTCTGTGGAAAAGGACTCGAATCAGGAATTTGAGACCTACGCCGATGCTCTTTGGTGGGGGCTG ATCACTCTAACCACCATTGGGTATGGTGACAAGGTTCCCAAGACCTGGAATGGACGCTTGCTGGCTGCTGCATTCAGCATGATCGGAGTGGCCTTCTTCGCACTTCCCGCT GGCATCCTGGGTTCTGGCTTTGCCCTGAAAGTCCAAGAGCAGCACAGGCAGAAACACTTTGAGAAGAGACGCAACCCTGCAGCAGGCCTCATCCAG GGCGCTTGGAGGTTTTATGCGACCAACCTCTCCCGTACAGATCTACTGTGCACTTGGGAGTTCTATGAGCAGACAGTAGCTGTTCCAATGTACAG ACTGATTCCACCGCTGAATCAACTGGACCTGCTGAGGAATCTGAAGGGCAAGTCATTCAG GAAGGAGTCTCAGACAGAAACCTCTCCCAG CCGGAAGGCCAGCTTGAAGGACAAGGTGTTCCCCAGTCCTTCCAAGACTCTCGTTGCCAAAGGGAAGGCCCAGTCTCCCAGGGCAGAGGACGGGGCCGAGGGAAGCCCCAGCAAGGTCACCAAGAGCAGCAGCTTTAATGAGAAGAACCGAGGGCCCAAGCACGCCTTCCGAGTGCGAGGTAGCACCTCGCGCCAAAACTCAGAGG TGCTGATTGAAATGCAGGACGAAGACTTTGGACGGAAGAGTTCTCCAG cAATTCAAGGTTTAATAA AGGCCAGCCTCCCGGGAGAGGACATAGGCGATGATAAGAGTTGCCACTGTGAGTTTCTCACTCAAGAATTATCACCAGGCTTGAAGGTCACAATAAGGGCAATCTG CATCATGAAGTTCATGGTGTCAAAGCGGAGGTTCAAAGAGAGCCTGCGGCCTTACGATGTGATGGATGTGATCGAGCAGTACTCCGCCGGCCACCTGGATATGCTCTCTCGCATCAAGAACCTGCAGTCCAG GATAGATATGATTGTGGGGCCCCCTCCCCCATCAACACCTCGCCATAAGAAGTCTACTGAAGGTCCTAG AGTTGACCAGATAGTTGGTAAGGGTCCTAAACCTGAAGGAGAGACTGTGGACGACCAGAGCATGATGGGACGTCTGGTGAAAGTGGAAAAACAG GTGTGCTGCATGGACAGGAAGCTTGATTTCCTGGTCAATGTGTATGTGCAGCGCATGGGCATCCCCCACTCTGAGACAGAGGCCTTCTTCAACTCCAAAGAGCCGTATCCCGCCCCGCCGTACCACAGcccagaggagaaggaggggaaggaggaggtgaaagaagaaaaggaggtgaAGACCTGCTCGGCCGCGGAAGTGGTGTGCTCCGAAGGGTCTCTGGAGAAGAAAGACCCCTTGCTGGGCGTGTCCGTGGCCGGATCGGCGGGCACTCCCTCCGGCAGCCACGGCCGGCCCTCCACCTCCTGGCAGCACCAGCTGCATCACCCACTCAGCCAACCGGCCTGGAACAGCAGCGTGGCCAACACCCCCTCGCCCATCGGGGGCAGTGGCGACCATTCGCCCTCCCTGTTCCGCCTGCCCCCTCCACCCGCCCCGCTCTACGACCGCTCCACCTCCGGCCCGGGCGGCAGCGGCCGAGACAACCGCTCCCAGAGCAGGAGGCGCCACAGGAGGCAGAGGGGCCAGCGGGACACGACGGCCATGGAGAGCGACACGTCGCTCTCCATCCCCTCCGTGGACCACGAGGAGCTGGAGCGCTCCTTCAGCGGCTTCAGCATCTCCCAGGCCAAGGAGGACTTCTTCGGGCCTTCTTTCTTCGCAGGCTCTGGAGGGGGGAACGCGGCAGGGACCGAAGCCGGAGCCGGACCTTCGCTCTGCGCCAGGGTTAGACCCTTCATAGCAGAGGGCGAATCAGACACAGACTCCGACCTGTACGCTCCCTCGCCTCTGTCCTTCACCGGAGAGGCTTCCtgtggagagaggggatggCTGGGACGCAAATAG
- the LOC139921017 gene encoding potassium voltage-gated channel subfamily KQT member 2-like isoform X1: protein MVQKSLNGGVYPTQAGEKKHKVGFVGLDPGAPESNRDGALLIAGSESTKRSGILSRPRSSVSAGRPRPSKKNASYRKLQNFLYNALERPRGWAFIYHAYVFLLVFSCLILSVFATIKEFKNSSESALYILEIVTIVVFGVEYIVRLWAAGCCCRYRGWRGRLKFARKPFCVIDIMVLIASVSVLAAGSQGNVFATSAIRSLRFLQILRMLRMDRRGGTWKLLGSVVYAHSKELITAWYIGFLCLILASFLVYSVEKDSNQEFETYADALWWGLITLTTIGYGDKVPKTWNGRLLAAAFSMIGVAFFALPAGILGSGFALKVQEQHRQKHFEKRRNPAAGLIQGAWRFYATNLSRTDLLCTWEFYEQTVAVPMYRLIPPLNQLDLLRNLKGKSFRKESQTETSPSNENAHRDRLCGCCPRTISRKASLKDKVFPSPSKTLVAKGKAQSPRAEDGAEGSPSKVTKSSSFNEKNRGPKHAFRVRGSTSRQNSEEASLPGEDIGDDKSCHCEFLTQELSPGLKVTIRAICIMKFMVSKRRFKESLRPYDVMDVIEQYSAGHLDMLSRIKNLQSRIDMIVGPPPPSTPRHKKSTEGPRVDQIVGKGPKPEGETVDDQSMMGRLVKVEKQVCCMDRKLDFLVNVYVQRMGIPHSETEAFFNSKEPYPAPPYHSPEEKEGKEEVKEEKEVKTCSAAEVVCSEGSLEKKDPLLGVSVAGSAGTPSGSHGRPSTSWQHQLHHPLSQPAWNSSVANTPSPIGGSGDHSPSLFRLPPPPAPLYDRSTSGPGGSGRDNRSQSRRRHRRQRGQRDTTAMESDTSLSIPSVDHEELERSFSGFSISQAKEDFFGPSFFAGSGGGNAAGTEAGAGPSLCARVRPFIAEGESDTDSDLYAPSPLSFTGEASCGERGWLGRK from the exons ATGGTGCAGAAATCTCTCAACGGCGGGGTTTACCCAACTCAAGCCGGAGAGAAGAAGCACAAAGTCGGCTTCGTCGGCTTGGACCCCGGCGCTCCCGAATCCAACAGGGACGGGGCGCTGCTCATTGCGGGCTCGGAGAGCACCAAGCGGAGCGGCATCCTCAGCAGACCGAGGTCCAGCGTCTCCGCCGGCAGACCCCGACCGTCCAAGAAAAATGCCAGCTATCGGAAACTCCAGAATTTCCTCTATAATGCGCTGGAGAGACCGCGGGGATGGGCGTTCATCTACCACGCTTATGT ATTCCTCTTGGTCTTCTCCTGTCTCATACTGTCAGTCTTTGCCACCATCAAAGAGTTCAAAAATAGCTCAGAGAGTGCCTTGTACATCCTG GAAATCGTGACCATCGTTGTCTTTGGAGTGGAGTACATCGTGAGGCTAtgggctgctggctgctgctgccgaTACAGAGGATGGCGAGGGAGGTTGAAATTTGCCAGAAAGCCCTTCTGTGTCATAG ACATTATGGTGCTGATTGCCTCAGTATCGGTGCTGGCGGCCGGATCTCAGGGCAACGTGTTTGCCACCTCGGCCATCAGGAGTCTGAGATTCCTCCAGATCCTCCGCATGCTGCGTATGGACCGTCGTGGAGGCACCTGGAAGCTCCTGGGATCTGTAGTCTACGCACACAGCAAG GAGCTCATCACTGCATGGTACATAGGCTTCCTGTGCCTCATCCTGGCTTCTTTCCTGGTCTACTCTGTGGAAAAGGACTCGAATCAGGAATTTGAGACCTACGCCGATGCTCTTTGGTGGGGGCTG ATCACTCTAACCACCATTGGGTATGGTGACAAGGTTCCCAAGACCTGGAATGGACGCTTGCTGGCTGCTGCATTCAGCATGATCGGAGTGGCCTTCTTCGCACTTCCCGCT GGCATCCTGGGTTCTGGCTTTGCCCTGAAAGTCCAAGAGCAGCACAGGCAGAAACACTTTGAGAAGAGACGCAACCCTGCAGCAGGCCTCATCCAG GGCGCTTGGAGGTTTTATGCGACCAACCTCTCCCGTACAGATCTACTGTGCACTTGGGAGTTCTATGAGCAGACAGTAGCTGTTCCAATGTACAG ACTGATTCCACCGCTGAATCAACTGGACCTGCTGAGGAATCTGAAGGGCAAGTCATTCAG GAAGGAGTCTCAGACAGAAACCTCTCCCAG TAATGAAaatgcacacagagacagactttGTGGGTGCTGTCCAAGAACCATTAG CCGGAAGGCCAGCTTGAAGGACAAGGTGTTCCCCAGTCCTTCCAAGACTCTCGTTGCCAAAGGGAAGGCCCAGTCTCCCAGGGCAGAGGACGGGGCCGAGGGAAGCCCCAGCAAGGTCACCAAGAGCAGCAGCTTTAATGAGAAGAACCGAGGGCCCAAGCACGCCTTCCGAGTGCGAGGTAGCACCTCGCGCCAAAACTCAGAGG AGGCCAGCCTCCCGGGAGAGGACATAGGCGATGATAAGAGTTGCCACTGTGAGTTTCTCACTCAAGAATTATCACCAGGCTTGAAGGTCACAATAAGGGCAATCTG CATCATGAAGTTCATGGTGTCAAAGCGGAGGTTCAAAGAGAGCCTGCGGCCTTACGATGTGATGGATGTGATCGAGCAGTACTCCGCCGGCCACCTGGATATGCTCTCTCGCATCAAGAACCTGCAGTCCAG GATAGATATGATTGTGGGGCCCCCTCCCCCATCAACACCTCGCCATAAGAAGTCTACTGAAGGTCCTAG AGTTGACCAGATAGTTGGTAAGGGTCCTAAACCTGAAGGAGAGACTGTGGACGACCAGAGCATGATGGGACGTCTGGTGAAAGTGGAAAAACAG GTGTGCTGCATGGACAGGAAGCTTGATTTCCTGGTCAATGTGTATGTGCAGCGCATGGGCATCCCCCACTCTGAGACAGAGGCCTTCTTCAACTCCAAAGAGCCGTATCCCGCCCCGCCGTACCACAGcccagaggagaaggaggggaaggaggaggtgaaagaagaaaaggaggtgaAGACCTGCTCGGCCGCGGAAGTGGTGTGCTCCGAAGGGTCTCTGGAGAAGAAAGACCCCTTGCTGGGCGTGTCCGTGGCCGGATCGGCGGGCACTCCCTCCGGCAGCCACGGCCGGCCCTCCACCTCCTGGCAGCACCAGCTGCATCACCCACTCAGCCAACCGGCCTGGAACAGCAGCGTGGCCAACACCCCCTCGCCCATCGGGGGCAGTGGCGACCATTCGCCCTCCCTGTTCCGCCTGCCCCCTCCACCCGCCCCGCTCTACGACCGCTCCACCTCCGGCCCGGGCGGCAGCGGCCGAGACAACCGCTCCCAGAGCAGGAGGCGCCACAGGAGGCAGAGGGGCCAGCGGGACACGACGGCCATGGAGAGCGACACGTCGCTCTCCATCCCCTCCGTGGACCACGAGGAGCTGGAGCGCTCCTTCAGCGGCTTCAGCATCTCCCAGGCCAAGGAGGACTTCTTCGGGCCTTCTTTCTTCGCAGGCTCTGGAGGGGGGAACGCGGCAGGGACCGAAGCCGGAGCCGGACCTTCGCTCTGCGCCAGGGTTAGACCCTTCATAGCAGAGGGCGAATCAGACACAGACTCCGACCTGTACGCTCCCTCGCCTCTGTCCTTCACCGGAGAGGCTTCCtgtggagagaggggatggCTGGGACGCAAATAG
- the LOC139921017 gene encoding potassium voltage-gated channel subfamily KQT member 2-like isoform X4 gives MVQKSLNGGVYPTQAGEKKHKVGFVGLDPGAPESNRDGALLIAGSESTKRSGILSRPRSSVSAGRPRPSKKNASYRKLQNFLYNALERPRGWAFIYHAYVFLLVFSCLILSVFATIKEFKNSSESALYILEIVTIVVFGVEYIVRLWAAGCCCRYRGWRGRLKFARKPFCVIDIMVLIASVSVLAAGSQGNVFATSAIRSLRFLQILRMLRMDRRGGTWKLLGSVVYAHSKELITAWYIGFLCLILASFLVYSVEKDSNQEFETYADALWWGLITLTTIGYGDKVPKTWNGRLLAAAFSMIGVAFFALPAGILGSGFALKVQEQHRQKHFEKRRNPAAGLIQGAWRFYATNLSRTDLLCTWEFYEQTVAVPMYRLIPPLNQLDLLRNLKGKSFRKESQTETSPSRKASLKDKVFPSPSKTLVAKGKAQSPRAEDGAEGSPSKVTKSSSFNEKNRGPKHAFRVRGSTSRQNSEVLIEMQDEDFGRKSSPEASLPGEDIGDDKSCHCEFLTQELSPGLKVTIRAICIMKFMVSKRRFKESLRPYDVMDVIEQYSAGHLDMLSRIKNLQSRVDQIVGKGPKPEGETVDDQSMMGRLVKVEKQVCCMDRKLDFLVNVYVQRMGIPHSETEAFFNSKEPYPAPPYHSPEEKEGKEEVKEEKEVKTCSAAEVVCSEGSLEKKDPLLGVSVAGSAGTPSGSHGRPSTSWQHQLHHPLSQPAWNSSVANTPSPIGGSGDHSPSLFRLPPPPAPLYDRSTSGPGGSGRDNRSQSRRRHRRQRGQRDTTAMESDTSLSIPSVDHEELERSFSGFSISQAKEDFFGPSFFAGSGGGNAAGTEAGAGPSLCARVRPFIAEGESDTDSDLYAPSPLSFTGEASCGERGWLGRK, from the exons ATGGTGCAGAAATCTCTCAACGGCGGGGTTTACCCAACTCAAGCCGGAGAGAAGAAGCACAAAGTCGGCTTCGTCGGCTTGGACCCCGGCGCTCCCGAATCCAACAGGGACGGGGCGCTGCTCATTGCGGGCTCGGAGAGCACCAAGCGGAGCGGCATCCTCAGCAGACCGAGGTCCAGCGTCTCCGCCGGCAGACCCCGACCGTCCAAGAAAAATGCCAGCTATCGGAAACTCCAGAATTTCCTCTATAATGCGCTGGAGAGACCGCGGGGATGGGCGTTCATCTACCACGCTTATGT ATTCCTCTTGGTCTTCTCCTGTCTCATACTGTCAGTCTTTGCCACCATCAAAGAGTTCAAAAATAGCTCAGAGAGTGCCTTGTACATCCTG GAAATCGTGACCATCGTTGTCTTTGGAGTGGAGTACATCGTGAGGCTAtgggctgctggctgctgctgccgaTACAGAGGATGGCGAGGGAGGTTGAAATTTGCCAGAAAGCCCTTCTGTGTCATAG ACATTATGGTGCTGATTGCCTCAGTATCGGTGCTGGCGGCCGGATCTCAGGGCAACGTGTTTGCCACCTCGGCCATCAGGAGTCTGAGATTCCTCCAGATCCTCCGCATGCTGCGTATGGACCGTCGTGGAGGCACCTGGAAGCTCCTGGGATCTGTAGTCTACGCACACAGCAAG GAGCTCATCACTGCATGGTACATAGGCTTCCTGTGCCTCATCCTGGCTTCTTTCCTGGTCTACTCTGTGGAAAAGGACTCGAATCAGGAATTTGAGACCTACGCCGATGCTCTTTGGTGGGGGCTG ATCACTCTAACCACCATTGGGTATGGTGACAAGGTTCCCAAGACCTGGAATGGACGCTTGCTGGCTGCTGCATTCAGCATGATCGGAGTGGCCTTCTTCGCACTTCCCGCT GGCATCCTGGGTTCTGGCTTTGCCCTGAAAGTCCAAGAGCAGCACAGGCAGAAACACTTTGAGAAGAGACGCAACCCTGCAGCAGGCCTCATCCAG GGCGCTTGGAGGTTTTATGCGACCAACCTCTCCCGTACAGATCTACTGTGCACTTGGGAGTTCTATGAGCAGACAGTAGCTGTTCCAATGTACAG ACTGATTCCACCGCTGAATCAACTGGACCTGCTGAGGAATCTGAAGGGCAAGTCATTCAG GAAGGAGTCTCAGACAGAAACCTCTCCCAG CCGGAAGGCCAGCTTGAAGGACAAGGTGTTCCCCAGTCCTTCCAAGACTCTCGTTGCCAAAGGGAAGGCCCAGTCTCCCAGGGCAGAGGACGGGGCCGAGGGAAGCCCCAGCAAGGTCACCAAGAGCAGCAGCTTTAATGAGAAGAACCGAGGGCCCAAGCACGCCTTCCGAGTGCGAGGTAGCACCTCGCGCCAAAACTCAGAGG TGCTGATTGAAATGCAGGACGAAGACTTTGGACGGAAGAGTTCTCCAG AGGCCAGCCTCCCGGGAGAGGACATAGGCGATGATAAGAGTTGCCACTGTGAGTTTCTCACTCAAGAATTATCACCAGGCTTGAAGGTCACAATAAGGGCAATCTG CATCATGAAGTTCATGGTGTCAAAGCGGAGGTTCAAAGAGAGCCTGCGGCCTTACGATGTGATGGATGTGATCGAGCAGTACTCCGCCGGCCACCTGGATATGCTCTCTCGCATCAAGAACCTGCAGTCCAG AGTTGACCAGATAGTTGGTAAGGGTCCTAAACCTGAAGGAGAGACTGTGGACGACCAGAGCATGATGGGACGTCTGGTGAAAGTGGAAAAACAG GTGTGCTGCATGGACAGGAAGCTTGATTTCCTGGTCAATGTGTATGTGCAGCGCATGGGCATCCCCCACTCTGAGACAGAGGCCTTCTTCAACTCCAAAGAGCCGTATCCCGCCCCGCCGTACCACAGcccagaggagaaggaggggaaggaggaggtgaaagaagaaaaggaggtgaAGACCTGCTCGGCCGCGGAAGTGGTGTGCTCCGAAGGGTCTCTGGAGAAGAAAGACCCCTTGCTGGGCGTGTCCGTGGCCGGATCGGCGGGCACTCCCTCCGGCAGCCACGGCCGGCCCTCCACCTCCTGGCAGCACCAGCTGCATCACCCACTCAGCCAACCGGCCTGGAACAGCAGCGTGGCCAACACCCCCTCGCCCATCGGGGGCAGTGGCGACCATTCGCCCTCCCTGTTCCGCCTGCCCCCTCCACCCGCCCCGCTCTACGACCGCTCCACCTCCGGCCCGGGCGGCAGCGGCCGAGACAACCGCTCCCAGAGCAGGAGGCGCCACAGGAGGCAGAGGGGCCAGCGGGACACGACGGCCATGGAGAGCGACACGTCGCTCTCCATCCCCTCCGTGGACCACGAGGAGCTGGAGCGCTCCTTCAGCGGCTTCAGCATCTCCCAGGCCAAGGAGGACTTCTTCGGGCCTTCTTTCTTCGCAGGCTCTGGAGGGGGGAACGCGGCAGGGACCGAAGCCGGAGCCGGACCTTCGCTCTGCGCCAGGGTTAGACCCTTCATAGCAGAGGGCGAATCAGACACAGACTCCGACCTGTACGCTCCCTCGCCTCTGTCCTTCACCGGAGAGGCTTCCtgtggagagaggggatggCTGGGACGCAAATAG
- the LOC139921017 gene encoding potassium voltage-gated channel subfamily KQT member 2-like isoform X9 — MVQKSLNGGVYPTQAGEKKHKVGFVGLDPGAPESNRDGALLIAGSESTKRSGILSRPRSSVSAGRPRPSKKNASYRKLQNFLYNALERPRGWAFIYHAYVFLLVFSCLILSVFATIKEFKNSSESALYILEIVTIVVFGVEYIVRLWAAGCCCRYRGWRGRLKFARKPFCVIDIMVLIASVSVLAAGSQGNVFATSAIRSLRFLQILRMLRMDRRGGTWKLLGSVVYAHSKELITAWYIGFLCLILASFLVYSVEKDSNQEFETYADALWWGLITLTTIGYGDKVPKTWNGRLLAAAFSMIGVAFFALPAGILGSGFALKVQEQHRQKHFEKRRNPAAGLIQGAWRFYATNLSRTDLLCTWEFYEQTVAVPMYRLIPPLNQLDLLRNLKGKSFRKESQTETSPSRKASLKDKVFPSPSKTLVAKGKAQSPRAEDGAEGSPSKVTKSSSFNEKNRGPKHAFRVRGSTSRQNSEVLIEMQDEDFGRKSSPAIQGLIKASLPGEDIGDDKSCHCEFLTQELSPGLKVTIRAICIMKFMVSKRRFKESLRPYDVMDVIEQYSAGHLDMLSRIKNLQSRVDQIVGKGPKPEGETVDDQSMMGRLVKVEKQVCCMDRKLDFLVNVYVQRMGIPHSETEAFFNSKEPYPAPPYHSPEEKEGKEEVKEEKEKKDPLLGVSVAGSAGTPSGSHGRPSTSWQHQLHHPLSQPAWNSSVANTPSPIGGSGDHSPSLFRLPPPPAPLYDRSTSGPGGSGRDNRSQSRRRHRRQRGQRDTTAMESDTSLSIPSVDHEELERSFSGFSISQAKEDFFGPSFFAGSGGGNAAGTEAGAGPSLCARVRPFIAEGESDTDSDLYAPSPLSFTGEASCGERGWLGRK; from the exons ATGGTGCAGAAATCTCTCAACGGCGGGGTTTACCCAACTCAAGCCGGAGAGAAGAAGCACAAAGTCGGCTTCGTCGGCTTGGACCCCGGCGCTCCCGAATCCAACAGGGACGGGGCGCTGCTCATTGCGGGCTCGGAGAGCACCAAGCGGAGCGGCATCCTCAGCAGACCGAGGTCCAGCGTCTCCGCCGGCAGACCCCGACCGTCCAAGAAAAATGCCAGCTATCGGAAACTCCAGAATTTCCTCTATAATGCGCTGGAGAGACCGCGGGGATGGGCGTTCATCTACCACGCTTATGT ATTCCTCTTGGTCTTCTCCTGTCTCATACTGTCAGTCTTTGCCACCATCAAAGAGTTCAAAAATAGCTCAGAGAGTGCCTTGTACATCCTG GAAATCGTGACCATCGTTGTCTTTGGAGTGGAGTACATCGTGAGGCTAtgggctgctggctgctgctgccgaTACAGAGGATGGCGAGGGAGGTTGAAATTTGCCAGAAAGCCCTTCTGTGTCATAG ACATTATGGTGCTGATTGCCTCAGTATCGGTGCTGGCGGCCGGATCTCAGGGCAACGTGTTTGCCACCTCGGCCATCAGGAGTCTGAGATTCCTCCAGATCCTCCGCATGCTGCGTATGGACCGTCGTGGAGGCACCTGGAAGCTCCTGGGATCTGTAGTCTACGCACACAGCAAG GAGCTCATCACTGCATGGTACATAGGCTTCCTGTGCCTCATCCTGGCTTCTTTCCTGGTCTACTCTGTGGAAAAGGACTCGAATCAGGAATTTGAGACCTACGCCGATGCTCTTTGGTGGGGGCTG ATCACTCTAACCACCATTGGGTATGGTGACAAGGTTCCCAAGACCTGGAATGGACGCTTGCTGGCTGCTGCATTCAGCATGATCGGAGTGGCCTTCTTCGCACTTCCCGCT GGCATCCTGGGTTCTGGCTTTGCCCTGAAAGTCCAAGAGCAGCACAGGCAGAAACACTTTGAGAAGAGACGCAACCCTGCAGCAGGCCTCATCCAG GGCGCTTGGAGGTTTTATGCGACCAACCTCTCCCGTACAGATCTACTGTGCACTTGGGAGTTCTATGAGCAGACAGTAGCTGTTCCAATGTACAG ACTGATTCCACCGCTGAATCAACTGGACCTGCTGAGGAATCTGAAGGGCAAGTCATTCAG GAAGGAGTCTCAGACAGAAACCTCTCCCAG CCGGAAGGCCAGCTTGAAGGACAAGGTGTTCCCCAGTCCTTCCAAGACTCTCGTTGCCAAAGGGAAGGCCCAGTCTCCCAGGGCAGAGGACGGGGCCGAGGGAAGCCCCAGCAAGGTCACCAAGAGCAGCAGCTTTAATGAGAAGAACCGAGGGCCCAAGCACGCCTTCCGAGTGCGAGGTAGCACCTCGCGCCAAAACTCAGAGG TGCTGATTGAAATGCAGGACGAAGACTTTGGACGGAAGAGTTCTCCAG cAATTCAAGGTTTAATAA AGGCCAGCCTCCCGGGAGAGGACATAGGCGATGATAAGAGTTGCCACTGTGAGTTTCTCACTCAAGAATTATCACCAGGCTTGAAGGTCACAATAAGGGCAATCTG CATCATGAAGTTCATGGTGTCAAAGCGGAGGTTCAAAGAGAGCCTGCGGCCTTACGATGTGATGGATGTGATCGAGCAGTACTCCGCCGGCCACCTGGATATGCTCTCTCGCATCAAGAACCTGCAGTCCAG AGTTGACCAGATAGTTGGTAAGGGTCCTAAACCTGAAGGAGAGACTGTGGACGACCAGAGCATGATGGGACGTCTGGTGAAAGTGGAAAAACAG GTGTGCTGCATGGACAGGAAGCTTGATTTCCTGGTCAATGTGTATGTGCAGCGCATGGGCATCCCCCACTCTGAGACAGAGGCCTTCTTCAACTCCAAAGAGCCGTATCCCGCCCCGCCGTACCACAGcccagaggagaaggaggggaaggaggaggtgaaagaagaaaaggag AAGAAAGACCCCTTGCTGGGCGTGTCCGTGGCCGGATCGGCGGGCACTCCCTCCGGCAGCCACGGCCGGCCCTCCACCTCCTGGCAGCACCAGCTGCATCACCCACTCAGCCAACCGGCCTGGAACAGCAGCGTGGCCAACACCCCCTCGCCCATCGGGGGCAGTGGCGACCATTCGCCCTCCCTGTTCCGCCTGCCCCCTCCACCCGCCCCGCTCTACGACCGCTCCACCTCCGGCCCGGGCGGCAGCGGCCGAGACAACCGCTCCCAGAGCAGGAGGCGCCACAGGAGGCAGAGGGGCCAGCGGGACACGACGGCCATGGAGAGCGACACGTCGCTCTCCATCCCCTCCGTGGACCACGAGGAGCTGGAGCGCTCCTTCAGCGGCTTCAGCATCTCCCAGGCCAAGGAGGACTTCTTCGGGCCTTCTTTCTTCGCAGGCTCTGGAGGGGGGAACGCGGCAGGGACCGAAGCCGGAGCCGGACCTTCGCTCTGCGCCAGGGTTAGACCCTTCATAGCAGAGGGCGAATCAGACACAGACTCCGACCTGTACGCTCCCTCGCCTCTGTCCTTCACCGGAGAGGCTTCCtgtggagagaggggatggCTGGGACGCAAATAG